Proteins co-encoded in one Deltaproteobacteria bacterium genomic window:
- a CDS encoding DUF1016 domain-containing protein has protein sequence DDEKSRLWYAEQTIRNGWSQPTLCLQIDGRVHERHGKALTNFKRLGDVRAERALSGFENSHDS, from the coding sequence GACGATGAGAAGAGCCGGCTGTGGTATGCCGAACAAACGATTCGGAACGGATGGTCCCAACCCACCCTGTGCTTGCAAATCGATGGCCGCGTCCACGAGCGCCACGGCAAGGCTCTCACCAACTTCAAGAGGCTCGGGGACGTTCGTGCAGAACGTGCATTGTCCGGGTTT